The Antedon mediterranea chromosome 7, ecAntMedi1.1, whole genome shotgun sequence genome has a segment encoding these proteins:
- the LOC140054476 gene encoding CMP-N-acetylneuraminate-poly-alpha-2,8-sialyltransferase-like, whose product MARTQSMLMRRFTWFLLGAVTVHIFQIIAKHRTVISSDNSPKQHGTFRCLLNTNVNLEISTLRKVLINHIKESKALDMRKRLQKAGFKPSLLTLIYKDGFKQKKRRTKLPEGIDSIPMQGTCAVVGSAGILLNSSCGREIDEHDFVFRGNLAQTIGFEQDVGSKIDMMVLNEAASIESGLCLTNTSNSCYRTLYETFKELHDTYIWISKLNVEKNISYAHNLVAGIKQNNLTVRIVYSYRGILPLVTKFWKIRNPSLGLIMYTAAGSMCRYVSLYGFYPFYKSPSGQPLKHHYYDNRTLNYTTNHHMPAEYELLTSLNKNRTIRLVSDRCRIA is encoded by the exons ATGGCAAGAACACAGTCAATGTTAATGCGAAGATTTACTTGGTTTTTACTGGGTGCGGTTACCGTCCATATTTTTCAAATCATAGCAAAGCATCGGACAGTCATTTCAAGCGATAACAGTCC gaAACAACATGGCACCTTCAGGTGCTTGTTAAACACCAACGTGAATCTGGAAATATCAACATTAAG gaaAGTATTGATTAATCATATTAAAGAAAGTAAAGCATTAGATATGAG AAAACGACTTCAGAAGGCTGGATTCAAACCGTCTCTATTAACACTAATTTACAAAGATGGCTTCAAACAGAAAAAACGAAGGACAAAATTACCAGAAGGTATCGACAGTATTCCTATGCAAGGAACCTGTGCAGTTGTAGGCAGTGCTGGTATTCTACTAAACAGCAGTTGTGGACGTGAAATAGATGAACACGACTTTGTTTTTAGAGGAAATCTTGCACAAACTATTGGTTTTGAACAAGACGTTGGTAGTAAAATAGATATGATGGTGCTCAATGAGGCCGCCAGTATCGAAAGCGGTTTATGTCTAACAAACACTTCAAATAGTTGCTACAGAACTTTATACGAGACGTTTAAAGAGCTACATGATACGTATATATGGATTTCTAAATTGAACGTAGAAAAGAATATAAGTTACGCACATAATCTTGTAGCAGGTATCAAACAGAATAATTTAACAGTTAGAATTGTATATTCGTACCGAGGTATACTACCACTAGTTACAAA attttggAAAATAAGAAACCCATCGCTTGGGTTAATCATGTATACAGCAGCTGGGTCAATGTGTCGATATGTTTCGTTATATGGTTTTTATCCATTTTATAAATCACCGAGTGGCCAACCGTTAAAACATCATTACTACGACAACAGGACACTGAATTATACCACTAATCACCACATGCCAGCCGAATACGAACTTTTAAcatcattaaataaaaatcGAACCATTCGTTTAGTTTCAGATAGATGTAGAATTGCTTGA